One stretch of Natronobacterium gregoryi SP2 DNA includes these proteins:
- a CDS encoding GTP-binding protein — protein MGDDSIPVTVLSGTLGAGKTTTLNHVLQETDRELAVLVNDMGEVNVDADRVAESSDIADEDEELIELSNGCICCELRGNLLDAIGELTASDREFDAVVVESTGVAEPLPVAQTLTLGFDQSDLDPTEFYEETGIEPLEGCHLDTTVTVVDAHQFHEAMNSDDVLDDDGTKKHLGDLLVEQVEFCDVLLLNKCDLVDEETLAEIESTVSTLQPRADIVRTENGRIDPDELIDTDRFDFEEASQSAGWMQELQQPHESAEEEHGVTSFVFEARRPFHPERFAELLDEFPDDIVRSKGHFWIASRESAAITLNVAGQSVRVAPAGTWFDALPADERERQLEENPELEEIWHDRWGDRNVRLVLIGVEIDHDALRRDLADCLLTDEELEAEWSTYEDRFPTFELPEEDDESAEETDADSQEEIGLAD, from the coding sequence ATGGGAGACGACTCGATCCCCGTGACGGTACTGTCCGGAACGCTCGGTGCCGGCAAGACGACCACACTGAACCACGTTCTGCAAGAAACCGACCGCGAACTGGCCGTCCTCGTCAACGACATGGGCGAGGTCAACGTCGACGCCGATCGCGTCGCCGAATCCTCCGACATCGCAGACGAGGACGAAGAGCTGATAGAGCTTTCGAACGGCTGTATCTGCTGTGAGCTCCGGGGCAATCTACTCGACGCCATCGGCGAACTTACCGCATCCGACCGGGAGTTCGACGCCGTCGTCGTCGAGTCGACCGGCGTCGCCGAACCCCTGCCGGTCGCCCAGACGCTCACCCTAGGGTTCGACCAGTCAGATCTCGATCCCACCGAGTTCTACGAGGAGACAGGCATCGAACCGCTCGAGGGCTGTCACCTCGATACGACGGTCACCGTCGTCGACGCCCACCAGTTCCACGAGGCAATGAACTCTGACGACGTTCTCGACGACGACGGGACGAAGAAACACCTCGGCGATCTGCTGGTCGAGCAAGTGGAGTTCTGCGACGTCCTCCTGTTGAACAAGTGCGACCTAGTCGACGAGGAAACGCTTGCGGAGATCGAATCGACGGTGTCGACGCTGCAGCCGCGGGCCGACATCGTCCGGACCGAGAACGGACGGATCGACCCCGACGAACTCATCGACACCGACCGGTTCGACTTCGAGGAAGCCAGCCAGTCTGCCGGCTGGATGCAGGAACTGCAACAGCCCCACGAGTCCGCCGAGGAGGAACACGGCGTCACCTCGTTTGTTTTCGAGGCCCGCCGGCCGTTCCACCCCGAGCGGTTCGCCGAGCTGCTCGACGAGTTCCCAGACGACATCGTCCGCTCGAAGGGCCACTTCTGGATTGCCAGCCGCGAGAGCGCAGCTATCACGCTCAACGTCGCCGGCCAGTCGGTGCGAGTCGCGCCCGCCGGAACGTGGTTCGACGCACTCCCAGCCGACGAACGCGAACGACAACTCGAGGAAAACCCCGAACTCGAGGAGATCTGGCACGACCGCTGGGGCGACCGGAACGTTCGACTCGTGTTGATCGGCGTCGAGATCGACCACGACGCGTTGCGACGCGACCTCGCGGACTGTCTGCTCACCGACGAGGAACTCGAGGCGGAGTGGTCGACCTACGAGGATCGGTTCCCGACGTTCGAACTGCCGGAAGAAGACGACGAGTCGGCCGAGGAAACGGACGCCGACAGTCAGGAAGAGATCGGACTCGCTGACTGA
- a CDS encoding DUF7511 domain-containing protein encodes MTSHDADGEPDADGRSTATGPKAGGDDPATLEVSPCYQAYLERHDDRVDSCTIYSAVTAESAREQWIRAWGEAFVSRENAR; translated from the coding sequence GTGACCAGCCACGACGCCGACGGCGAACCGGATGCTGACGGGCGATCGACCGCAACAGGACCAAAAGCAGGAGGCGATGACCCGGCCACCCTCGAAGTCTCGCCGTGCTACCAGGCGTATCTCGAGCGACACGACGACAGGGTCGACTCCTGTACGATCTACTCGGCGGTCACCGCCGAGTCGGCTCGCGAACAGTGGATCAGGGCGTGGGGCGAGGCGTTCGTCTCGCGGGAGAATGCCAGATAA
- a CDS encoding C2H2-type zinc finger protein, with protein MSYNCSTCDESFQSAAGVTQHVALHHNTCAVCDDGFDDVGSLQDHIHKNH; from the coding sequence ATGTCATACAACTGCTCGACCTGTGACGAGAGCTTCCAGTCGGCAGCCGGCGTCACCCAGCACGTCGCGTTGCATCACAACACCTGTGCCGTCTGTGACGATGGGTTCGACGACGTCGGATCACTACAAGACCACATCCACAAGAACCACTGA
- a CDS encoding DUF7556 family protein — MATNPGSIGRLPADGEIVAATDEIEGQPHLVIADIARDDAWISVSEADAASLSEWK; from the coding sequence ATGGCCACTAATCCAGGCTCCATCGGAAGGCTGCCGGCCGACGGTGAAATCGTGGCGGCGACCGACGAAATCGAGGGTCAGCCACACCTCGTCATCGCCGACATCGCCCGGGACGACGCCTGGATTTCGGTATCCGAGGCAGACGCCGCGTCGCTTTCGGAGTGGAAGTGA